The following are encoded in a window of Alphaproteobacteria bacterium genomic DNA:
- a CDS encoding GNAT family N-acetyltransferase has translation MIASKAFDPAGPYGFDVRPAWRRDDPEIAADAIGFWSRLGLLPKDVAPGQRAQELVAAAYKDGRLVAVSTAHIETIDFLGARMAVIRGATDPDYRRSHAQLALAAPSRRALEEWALANPDERCAGGIVFVDPAEWGDFARLPVWPESELQLAGYDQRGSQIRLRWFDHFHYGEGPPPPPFPPLTAGLPPGIEIRTAWRADRADIEKDAVAFWQRLGNLPPDTAPEERAREVVVAAYHDGRMIGVTTAEVGILPRVRARLAMLRGSVDPDYRRTHIGLAMFPRSLDALEAWAAANPAKRVAGVGGIIEAPELAAFQRVPHWPETRFHLIGFTPDGRQIRVRWFRNASLD, from the coding sequence GTGATTGCATCCAAGGCGTTCGACCCGGCGGGGCCTTACGGGTTCGACGTGCGGCCGGCATGGCGGCGTGACGATCCCGAAATCGCGGCAGACGCGATCGGCTTCTGGAGCCGGCTCGGCCTGCTGCCGAAGGACGTCGCGCCCGGGCAGCGCGCCCAGGAGCTGGTCGCAGCGGCCTACAAGGACGGCCGCCTCGTCGCCGTTTCCACCGCGCATATCGAGACGATCGATTTTCTCGGCGCCCGAATGGCGGTGATCCGCGGGGCGACCGATCCCGACTATCGCCGAAGCCACGCCCAGCTCGCGCTCGCGGCGCCGAGCCGGCGGGCGCTGGAAGAATGGGCGCTCGCCAACCCCGACGAGAGATGTGCCGGTGGAATCGTCTTCGTCGATCCGGCCGAATGGGGCGATTTCGCGCGGCTGCCGGTCTGGCCGGAATCGGAGCTCCAGCTGGCCGGTTACGATCAACGGGGCAGCCAGATCCGCCTGCGCTGGTTCGATCATTTTCATTACGGCGAGGGACCGCCGCCGCCTCCGTTCCCACCGCTGACGGCAGGCCTTCCGCCCGGCATCGAGATCCGGACCGCGTGGCGGGCGGATCGAGCCGATATCGAAAAGGATGCGGTCGCCTTCTGGCAGCGGCTCGGGAATCTGCCGCCCGACACCGCGCCGGAAGAGCGCGCAAGGGAGGTGGTGGTGGCCGCCTATCATGACGGCCGAATGATCGGCGTGACGACCGCCGAGGTTGGAATTTTGCCCCGGGTGCGCGCCAGGCTGGCGATGCTGCGTGGCTCGGTGGACCCCGATTATCGCCGTACCCATATCGGCCTTGCCATGTTTCCACGGTCGCTCGACGCGCTCGAAGCCTGGGCCGCGGCCAATCCGGCCAAGCGCGTCGCCGGCGTCGGCGGCATAATCGAGGCGCCCGAACTGGCGGCTTTCCAGCGGGTGCCGCATTGGCCGGAAACGCGCTTCCACCTGATCGGATTCACGCCCGACGGCCGCCAGATCCGCGTCCGCTGGTTCCGGAACGCCTCGCTCGATTAG
- a CDS encoding TIGR03032 family protein — protein MAKKKSVEAPAVAVEEAQAAPSPPQPAADQTRISVSRGFGGWLTRNRCSLAFTSYQTGQLFLVGMLPGGRVSFHQQNYVRAMGVHANASRLYVGSLFQIWRLENVLAPHERANENFDRLYVPRNAQTTGDIDVHELAVDRSGRVIFVNTKFSCLATTSITHGFKPLWKPPFISRLAAEDRCHLNGLAMQDGAPAYVTAVSRSDMINGWRDRRHEGGVLIDVRDDRIVTDQLSMPHSPRVAASGLYLLDSGRGMLVRVDPKSGAREDIAFCPGFLRGLAIHNGHAIATVSLPRDGAFGGLALQDELKKRDGEPWCGVCVVDLRSGDTVEWIKLDGTIKELFDVAVIPDTICPMALGVNSPDIQSLISSDPEFGPLQPPAP, from the coding sequence ATGGCCAAGAAGAAGAGCGTCGAAGCGCCGGCGGTCGCCGTCGAGGAAGCGCAAGCCGCGCCTTCGCCGCCCCAGCCGGCGGCCGATCAGACCCGGATCAGCGTCTCGCGCGGCTTCGGCGGCTGGCTCACGCGCAACCGCTGCAGCCTCGCCTTCACTTCCTACCAGACCGGTCAGCTCTTCCTCGTCGGAATGCTTCCCGGCGGGCGAGTCTCCTTCCATCAACAGAATTACGTGCGCGCGATGGGCGTCCACGCCAACGCCTCGCGTCTCTATGTCGGATCCCTGTTCCAGATCTGGCGGCTGGAGAACGTCCTCGCCCCGCACGAGCGGGCGAACGAGAATTTCGACCGGCTCTACGTGCCCCGCAACGCCCAGACCACCGGCGACATCGACGTCCACGAGCTCGCCGTCGACCGCTCGGGCCGGGTCATCTTCGTCAACACGAAATTCTCTTGCCTCGCGACGACGAGCATCACGCACGGCTTCAAGCCGCTATGGAAGCCGCCCTTCATCTCGCGTCTCGCCGCCGAGGACCGCTGCCATCTCAACGGGCTCGCGATGCAGGACGGCGCGCCCGCTTATGTCACCGCGGTCAGCCGCTCCGACATGATCAACGGCTGGCGCGACCGCCGGCACGAAGGCGGCGTGCTAATCGACGTCCGCGACGACCGCATCGTCACCGATCAGCTGTCGATGCCGCACAGCCCGCGCGTCGCGGCAAGCGGGCTCTATTTGCTGGATTCAGGCCGCGGAATGCTCGTACGCGTCGATCCGAAGAGCGGCGCGCGCGAGGATATCGCCTTCTGTCCCGGCTTCCTTCGCGGCCTCGCCATCCACAACGGCCACGCGATCGCCACCGTCTCCCTGCCCCGCGACGGCGCGTTCGGCGGCCTCGCCTTGCAGGACGAGCTCAAGAAGCGCGACGGCGAGCCCTGGTGCGGGGTCTGCGTGGTCGATCTGCGCTCGGGCGACACGGTCGAATGGATCAAGCTCGACGGAACGATCAAGGAATTGTTCGACGTCGCCGTGATCCCGGACACGATTTGCCCAATGGCCCTCGGCGTCAATTCGCCGGATATTCAAAGCCTGATCTCGTCCGACCCGGAGTTCGGCCCGCTTCAGCCGCCCGCGCCCTAG